A window of the Nocardia sp. NBC_01329 genome harbors these coding sequences:
- a CDS encoding sulfurtransferase — MPVAPDPYPAFASYAYPHRLVTTEWLSANLGTPGLKIIECNADVLLYGIGHVSGASKLDWRSDLDDPVTRDYIDGERFTELMRSQGVEHDDTLVLYGNDGNSHAAHALWLLTMFGHTDVRLLDGGRDTWIGEGRDTVFETPEPPRSRYPHTERDDTSFRAFREDVLGHLGEPLIDVRSPHEYAGNPGEGGPGTALRGGHIPTAVNVPWTDALTSDGRFRSRTELDEIYGAIDAGPITVYSGVGERSSHTWFVLKYLLGRESVRNYDGSWTEWGNSVKMPIATGRL, encoded by the coding sequence GTGCCCGTCGCCCCGGACCCATATCCTGCCTTCGCCTCCTATGCTTACCCACACCGTCTGGTAACCACGGAATGGCTGTCGGCAAACCTCGGCACGCCCGGCCTGAAGATCATCGAATGTAATGCCGACGTCCTCCTCTACGGCATAGGCCATGTTTCCGGTGCCAGCAAGCTCGACTGGCGCAGCGACCTCGACGACCCGGTGACCCGTGACTATATCGATGGCGAGCGGTTCACCGAACTCATGCGCTCCCAGGGCGTCGAACACGACGACACCCTTGTGCTGTACGGCAATGACGGTAACTCCCACGCCGCGCACGCGCTGTGGCTTTTGACCATGTTCGGTCACACGGACGTCCGCCTGCTCGACGGCGGTCGCGACACCTGGATCGGCGAGGGCCGCGACACCGTCTTCGAAACCCCCGAGCCGCCCCGCAGCCGGTACCCGCACACCGAACGCGACGATACGAGTTTCCGGGCCTTCCGCGAGGACGTCCTCGGCCACCTCGGCGAACCACTCATCGATGTGCGCTCGCCACACGAATACGCGGGCAACCCCGGCGAGGGCGGACCGGGCACGGCCCTGCGCGGCGGGCATATCCCCACCGCCGTCAACGTCCCCTGGACCGACGCGCTCACTTCCGACGGCCGCTTCCGCAGCCGGACCGAACTGGACGAGATCTACGGCGCTATCGATGCCGGGCCCATCACCGTCTACAGCGGGGTCGGCGAACGATCCAGCCACACCTGGTTCGTCCTGAAGTACCTGCTGGGCCGGGAATCCGTACGCAACTACGACGGCTCCTGGACCGAATGGGGCAATTCGGTCAAGATGCCGATCGCAACCGGCCGATTATGA
- a CDS encoding helix-turn-helix transcriptional regulator — MSDSWPRRRLLAILRGASEPLDAQQLAQITGQHVTTVRFHLDILTRESLVRQFQQPPRGRGRPRIGYKAVQRTIGYQDLAQVLADQLGPDAERRAAAGLAAGRAWGDKLDTAGEPIESVRDAKDRVVSLMSELGFAPERDGRENGARDPEESAVVRLTACPLRDLARTHTDVVCGVHRGLLAALLERSGAQGTVEAELVPFVAEEMCEVRLRRVAPSPDRAPVEEPAESGVTGARRRPQPGRIDPAAGQAARLSRVSGQTVPPGSQLPPASAASASDPFPAATGPLAPSARQQAGRGFRGVSPSEAVGPQLGDANAHFLEQSAQQW, encoded by the coding sequence ATGTCTGATTCTTGGCCGCGGCGACGCCTGCTCGCGATCCTCCGCGGCGCGAGCGAGCCTCTCGACGCACAGCAGCTGGCGCAGATCACCGGCCAGCATGTCACCACGGTGCGGTTCCATCTCGACATCCTCACCAGGGAGTCGCTGGTCCGGCAGTTCCAGCAGCCGCCACGCGGTCGTGGGCGGCCGCGGATCGGGTACAAGGCTGTCCAGCGGACCATCGGATACCAGGATCTGGCCCAAGTACTCGCCGACCAGCTGGGGCCCGACGCGGAACGACGCGCGGCCGCCGGTCTGGCGGCCGGGCGGGCCTGGGGCGACAAACTCGATACGGCCGGAGAACCGATCGAGTCGGTACGCGATGCCAAGGACCGCGTCGTCTCGTTGATGTCGGAGCTGGGTTTCGCCCCCGAGCGGGACGGGCGCGAGAACGGCGCCCGTGATCCCGAGGAGAGCGCGGTGGTCCGGTTGACGGCCTGTCCGCTGCGCGATCTGGCGCGTACCCACACCGATGTCGTGTGCGGGGTGCATCGCGGTCTGTTGGCCGCTCTGCTGGAGCGTTCCGGGGCGCAGGGCACGGTGGAGGCCGAACTGGTCCCGTTCGTGGCCGAGGAGATGTGCGAGGTGCGGTTACGGCGGGTCGCTCCATCACCGGATCGCGCTCCGGTCGAGGAACCGGCGGAATCCGGCGTGACCGGCGCTCGCCGCCGGCCGCAGCCGGGCCGGATCGATCCGGCCGCAGGACAAGCGGCGCGGTTGTCGCGGGTCTCGGGTCAGACGGTTCCGCCGGGCAGTCAGTTGCCGCCCGCGTCGGCCGCGTCGGCTTCGGACCCGTTCCCGGCCGCTACCGGACCGCTGGCTCCGTCCGCCCGGCAACAGGCCGGGCGCGGGTTCCGCGGCGTATCGCCGTCAGAGGCGGTCGGTCCACAGCTGGGCGACGCCAACGCCCACTTCCTGGAGCAGTCGGCGCAGCAGTGGTAG
- the vapB gene encoding type II toxin-antitoxin system VapB family antitoxin, translating to MTDILIRAVPGAVIDEIDRQANGLGISRTEFLRRRLSREFRPVGWLTTSDLVRLAGLIGEDHTPDLLSPDVPETEFADPGLTGPYLVEEAPG from the coding sequence ATGACAGATATTCTGATCCGCGCCGTTCCCGGTGCGGTCATCGACGAGATCGACCGGCAAGCCAATGGCCTGGGTATTTCCCGAACCGAGTTCCTCCGCCGCCGACTCAGCCGGGAGTTCCGGCCGGTCGGCTGGTTGACCACCTCGGATCTGGTCCGGCTGGCCGGACTGATCGGCGAGGATCACACCCCCGACCTGCTCTCCCCCGATGTCCCCGAGACCGAATTCGCCGATCCGGGTCTCACCGGCCCCTATCTGGTCGAGGAGGCCCCGGGCTGA
- a CDS encoding patatin-like phospholipase family protein encodes MSPGHPTVAEVIRDRFASGSRADGHRLVLVIEGGGSRGVYSSGMVHALEELGMARIFDAVYGTSAGAINAAWLLCGRAGRGLKAWTDAAIMRRAIDPARMLRGRPAFDLNYLVHKVYDGLHPMDFPAILANETTFHPIATDIRTGEPVDLHPFIVDKATLQTALRASAGLPLLAGPPVELGGRRYFDGGLAETVPVRSALKAGATHALVLRTRRSDERRPPAPRLHDVVGGTYMRFIAPGAYRAWKLRPGQQALEDGAITGMGASACQIHPPAGSPDISSVETDPGILARGMEIGRRVVAEIFTELSSVSRSGCPGPGGVRWSS; translated from the coding sequence GTGAGTCCAGGACATCCGACGGTCGCGGAGGTGATCCGCGACCGTTTCGCATCCGGTAGCCGGGCCGACGGTCATCGGCTCGTCCTCGTCATCGAAGGCGGCGGCAGCCGCGGGGTGTACTCCAGCGGGATGGTGCACGCGCTGGAGGAGCTCGGGATGGCCCGGATCTTCGATGCGGTGTACGGCACCTCGGCGGGCGCGATCAACGCGGCCTGGCTGCTGTGCGGCCGCGCGGGCCGGGGATTGAAGGCATGGACCGACGCCGCGATCATGCGCCGGGCGATCGATCCGGCCCGGATGCTGCGCGGCCGGCCCGCATTCGATCTGAACTATCTGGTCCACAAGGTGTACGACGGACTGCATCCGATGGATTTCCCGGCCATCCTGGCCAACGAGACCACCTTCCATCCCATCGCCACCGATATCCGCACCGGCGAACCGGTGGACCTGCACCCTTTCATCGTCGACAAGGCGACACTGCAGACCGCGCTGCGCGCCTCCGCCGGACTGCCGCTGCTGGCGGGTCCCCCGGTGGAACTCGGCGGGCGCCGGTACTTCGACGGCGGCCTCGCGGAAACGGTCCCGGTACGCAGCGCCCTGAAAGCCGGCGCCACCCACGCACTCGTGCTGCGGACCCGGCGCTCCGACGAGCGACGCCCACCGGCGCCTCGGCTGCACGATGTGGTGGGCGGCACGTATATGCGGTTCATCGCGCCCGGTGCCTACCGGGCATGGAAGCTGCGGCCCGGTCAGCAGGCGCTGGAGGACGGGGCGATCACCGGGATGGGTGCGTCGGCGTGCCAGATCCATCCGCCGGCCGGATCACCGGATATCAGCAGCGTCGAAACCGATCCCGGGATCCTGGCGCGCGGAATGGAGATCGGCCGCCGGGTGGTGGCGGAGATCTTCACCGAACTGTCTTCGGTCAGTCGAAGCGGATGCCCTGGGCCAGGGGGAGTTCGGTGGAGTAGTTGA
- a CDS encoding histidine phosphatase family protein produces the protein MPGVRKLDLISHGVTEASRAARFPADEPLTPAGRAALADRAVEPPAGALVLAGPERRTGETARLLGLDAAPLSTLRDLDAGAWRGAELGLLAPEEVGRWLTEPGYRHHGGESVLDLIERVRGWLGEVVAEAQPHTLAVTHPAVIRAVLVVALDSAPQSFWRFDVAPGARVRLHYRTAWTLRLN, from the coding sequence GTGCCTGGTGTTCGAAAACTCGACTTGATCTCCCACGGCGTCACCGAGGCGTCGCGGGCGGCGCGGTTCCCGGCCGACGAACCGCTCACCCCGGCGGGGCGGGCGGCGCTGGCGGACCGGGCGGTCGAACCACCGGCGGGCGCACTGGTGCTCGCGGGCCCGGAGCGGCGGACCGGAGAGACTGCCCGACTACTGGGCCTGGACGCCGCACCACTATCGACATTACGCGATCTCGATGCCGGTGCCTGGCGTGGTGCGGAACTCGGCCTGCTGGCACCGGAGGAGGTGGGGCGCTGGCTGACCGAGCCCGGGTACCGCCACCACGGTGGCGAGTCGGTTCTGGACCTGATCGAACGGGTCCGCGGATGGCTCGGCGAGGTGGTCGCCGAGGCACAGCCGCACACTCTCGCGGTGACGCATCCAGCGGTGATCCGGGCGGTCCTGGTCGTCGCCCTGGACTCCGCGCCGCAGTCTTTCTGGCGATTCGATGTGGCGCCGGGGGCTCGGGTCCGATTGCACTATCGCACCGCGTGGACCTTACGGCTGAACTGA
- the amaB gene encoding L-piperidine-6-carboxylate dehydrogenase, translated as MTETDRETVTAAYAERIGTLLRVLEVDPPATGEMRVHCPIDGEVLIGLRPDSPAEIDAALTAAAAVFGSWRLVPAPQRAAVVRELAVLLRRHQDELAELVTLEVGKIPAEARGEVQEMIDICEFAVGLSRQLYGYTMASERPGHRLMETWHPLGVVGVISAFNFPVAVWAWNTALALVCGDTVVWKPSDRTPLTALACHTLLRRAADTVGADQRIHQLVLGSAAAGARLTDDERVALVSATGSVTMGRAVAPRVAARFGRCLLELGGNNAAVVGPSADLDLAVRGIVFAAVGTAGQRCTTLRRLIVHASVADELCDRLVRAYRQLRVGNPLDPGVQVGPLCGPDAWAGMWDALARARGDGGEVLCGGDRVEPAGVGPGAFYADPAIVRMPAQTEVVREETFAPILYVLTYDDFDAALALHNGVPQGLSSAIFTTDQREAERFLAADGSDCGIANVNIGTSGAEIGGAFGGEKHTGGGRESGSDAWKAYMRRATNTINYSTELPLAQGIRFD; from the coding sequence ATGACCGAGACCGACCGCGAGACCGTGACCGCCGCATACGCCGAGCGGATCGGCACTCTGCTGCGTGTACTGGAGGTCGATCCGCCGGCCACCGGGGAGATGCGTGTGCACTGCCCGATCGACGGTGAAGTGCTGATCGGCTTGCGGCCCGACTCACCCGCCGAGATCGATGCCGCCCTCACGGCTGCCGCTGCCGTATTCGGTTCCTGGCGCCTCGTTCCGGCACCGCAGCGGGCCGCCGTAGTACGCGAACTGGCCGTCCTGTTGCGGCGCCACCAGGACGAACTCGCCGAACTGGTCACCCTCGAAGTGGGCAAGATTCCCGCCGAGGCGCGCGGCGAGGTCCAGGAGATGATCGATATCTGTGAATTCGCGGTCGGACTGTCGCGCCAGCTCTACGGCTACACGATGGCCTCGGAACGGCCCGGCCACCGGCTGATGGAGACCTGGCACCCGCTCGGGGTGGTCGGCGTGATCTCGGCCTTCAACTTCCCGGTCGCGGTCTGGGCCTGGAACACCGCGCTCGCGCTGGTCTGCGGCGACACCGTGGTGTGGAAGCCGTCGGACCGGACCCCGCTGACCGCGCTCGCCTGCCATACGCTGCTGCGCCGCGCGGCCGATACGGTGGGCGCCGATCAACGAATCCATCAGCTCGTCCTGGGTTCGGCGGCCGCCGGAGCCCGGCTCACCGACGACGAACGGGTCGCGCTGGTCAGTGCGACAGGTTCGGTGACGATGGGGCGCGCGGTCGCCCCGCGCGTGGCCGCCCGGTTCGGCCGCTGCCTACTGGAATTGGGCGGGAACAACGCCGCCGTGGTCGGCCCCTCCGCCGATCTGGACCTGGCAGTACGGGGCATCGTCTTCGCCGCTGTCGGCACTGCCGGACAGCGGTGCACCACTCTGCGCAGGCTCATCGTGCACGCGTCGGTGGCCGACGAGCTGTGCGACCGCCTGGTGCGCGCCTACCGGCAGCTGCGGGTGGGCAACCCGCTGGACCCGGGCGTCCAGGTGGGTCCGCTGTGCGGCCCCGACGCCTGGGCCGGGATGTGGGACGCGCTGGCGCGTGCCCGCGGCGACGGCGGTGAGGTGCTGTGCGGTGGTGACCGGGTCGAACCCGCGGGTGTGGGTCCCGGTGCGTTCTACGCCGACCCGGCGATCGTCCGGATGCCCGCCCAGACCGAGGTGGTGCGCGAGGAGACCTTCGCCCCGATCCTCTACGTTCTCACCTACGACGATTTCGATGCAGCCCTGGCCCTGCACAACGGCGTCCCGCAGGGGCTGTCGTCGGCGATCTTCACCACCGACCAGCGGGAGGCCGAACGCTTCCTCGCCGCCGACGGCTCGGACTGCGGTATCGCCAACGTCAACATCGGCACCTCCGGCGCCGAGATCGGCGGCGCGTTCGGCGGTGAGAAACACACCGGCGGCGGCCGCGAATCGGGATCGGACGCATGGAAGGCGTATATGCGGCGCGCCACGAACACGATCAACTACTCCACCGAACTCCCCCTGGCCCAGGGCATCCGCTTCGACTGA
- a CDS encoding protein kinase domain-containing protein has translation MTGQRLGRYRLERLLGQGGMGQVWLAHTEPAGGRPGGRVALKLLPAELAADQTYRSRFEREAELAARLHDSHIVPIDAHGALDGRLFIEMEFVEGDDLGRTLRTSGALPPVRAVDIVAQTAAALDAAHRAGLVHRDVKPSNIVVRRDGFAYLIDFGIARGADSAALTASGLAVGTWAYMAPERFTGHSDARADIYSLGCVLYECLAGVRPFGATDPARQMHDHLTTTPPSVRALVPGIPAELDRVIARAMAKEPGDRYRSAGDFARAATAALAGTATTVLAGTATAQPGTASAADPAVRAAEHPGTRHYEADDRPEPAAAHPGTRAYTEHRPGEPVPSPAYRPTRVYTDHAPGGAAHPPAHPPTRAYTRLETGMRPGYAGSPAQTAGPAPHSRGGGGPPVAPNRPAPHYPGPPPGRRAPRTRTRTPRRRKNRSRRLLLWLIVLVVVPLLLIGGCVAALFEGAGSIRFFSGDDRPANATVADPGVPVRDGNFEFAVLNVESGVRAVGIERAEGTFVVVSFTVRNIADQSKTYLPLGQELNDTAGAKYSPDVTATAQRAAAAAAPRNLRPGESLGTHLVYGLPAGSVPASITFRDFPLSFGTTVAVDAQ, from the coding sequence ATGACCGGGCAGCGATTGGGCCGTTACCGGCTCGAGCGATTGCTGGGCCAGGGTGGGATGGGTCAAGTGTGGCTCGCACACACCGAACCGGCCGGCGGACGCCCGGGCGGCCGGGTCGCGTTGAAGCTGTTGCCCGCCGAACTCGCCGCGGATCAGACCTACCGGAGCCGGTTCGAACGCGAGGCCGAGCTCGCCGCCCGCCTGCACGACAGCCATATCGTGCCGATCGACGCGCACGGCGCGCTGGACGGCCGGTTGTTCATCGAAATGGAATTCGTCGAGGGCGACGATCTGGGCCGGACCCTGCGCACGAGCGGCGCGCTGCCGCCGGTGCGCGCAGTCGATATCGTCGCTCAGACCGCAGCGGCGCTGGATGCCGCGCATCGGGCCGGACTGGTACACCGGGATGTGAAACCGTCCAATATCGTCGTCCGGCGCGACGGCTTCGCCTACCTCATCGACTTCGGTATCGCACGCGGCGCCGACAGCGCCGCGCTCACAGCATCGGGACTGGCGGTCGGCACCTGGGCGTATATGGCCCCCGAACGGTTCACCGGGCATTCCGACGCCCGCGCCGATATCTACTCCCTCGGCTGTGTGCTCTACGAATGTCTGGCCGGGGTCCGGCCGTTCGGCGCGACCGATCCGGCCCGGCAGATGCACGACCATCTCACGACCACCCCGCCCAGTGTGCGCGCCCTGGTGCCGGGGATTCCGGCGGAACTGGACCGGGTGATCGCCCGGGCGATGGCGAAGGAGCCCGGGGATCGCTACCGGAGCGCCGGGGATTTCGCGCGGGCCGCCACGGCCGCACTGGCGGGGACCGCCACCACCGTACTGGCGGGGACCGCCACCGCCCAGCCGGGGACCGCGAGCGCTGCGGATCCAGCCGTCCGGGCGGCCGAGCATCCCGGGACCCGCCACTACGAAGCAGATGACCGGCCCGAACCCGCGGCTGCCCACCCGGGAACCCGCGCCTATACCGAACACCGTCCCGGCGAGCCGGTGCCCTCCCCCGCCTATCGGCCGACCCGGGTATACACCGACCACGCGCCCGGAGGGGCGGCGCATCCTCCCGCTCATCCGCCCACCCGGGCCTATACCCGGCTGGAGACCGGGATGCGGCCGGGCTACGCCGGCAGCCCGGCACAGACCGCCGGACCCGCACCGCACAGCCGGGGTGGCGGCGGTCCCCCGGTCGCCCCGAACCGCCCCGCGCCGCACTATCCGGGCCCGCCGCCCGGTCGGCGCGCACCGCGCACCCGCACCAGAACGCCCCGGCGCCGCAAGAACAGATCGCGGCGGCTGTTGCTGTGGCTGATCGTGCTCGTCGTGGTGCCGCTGCTACTGATCGGCGGCTGTGTGGCCGCACTGTTCGAAGGCGCCGGATCGATCCGGTTCTTCAGTGGTGACGACAGACCGGCGAATGCGACCGTCGCGGATCCGGGCGTCCCGGTCCGGGACGGCAATTTCGAGTTCGCGGTGCTGAACGTGGAATCAGGGGTGCGCGCCGTCGGTATCGAACGCGCCGAGGGGACCTTCGTGGTGGTCAGCTTCACCGTCCGAAATATCGCGGACCAGTCGAAGACCTACCTGCCGCTGGGACAAGAGCTCAACGATACGGCGGGCGCGAAATACAGCCCCGATGTGACCGCCACCGCCCAGCGCGCGGCCGCCGCGGCCGCTCCGCGAAACCTGCGACCGGGCGAATCGCTGGGTACCCATCTGGTCTACGGACTGCCCGCCGGATCGGTGCCGGCGAGCATCACCTTCCGCGATTTCCCGCTGTCCTTCGGCACCACGGTCGCCGTGGACGCGCAGTAG
- a CDS encoding acetyl/propionyl/methylcrotonyl-CoA carboxylase subunit alpha — protein MPSHASARITKVLVANRGEIAVRVIRAAKDAGLGSVAVYAEPDADAPFVELADEAFALGGQTSAESYLVFDKILDAAAKSGADAIHPGYGFLSENADFAQAVLDAGLIWIGPSPQSIRDLGDKVTARHIAERAKAPMAAGTKDPVKNADEVVEFAKQYGVPVAIKAAFGGGGRGMKVAHTIEEIPELFESATREAVAAFGRGECFVEQYLDKARHVEAQVIADQHGNVIVAGTRDCSLQRRFQKLVEEAPAPFLTDDQRARIHASAKAICKEAGYYGAGTVEYLVQGDTVSFLEVNTRLQVEHPVTEETSGIDLVRQQFRIADGEELEITEDPTPRGHSFEFRINGEDAGRGFLPAPGPVTAYSEPTGPGVRVDSGVVQGSVIGGQFDSMLAKLIVTGENRTQALERARRALAEFQVEGLATVIPFHRAIVEDPAFIGDGESFDVYTKWIETEWKNSVEPFTGGAPAEEDDEPRQKVVVEVGGRRVEVSLPNSFSVGSGAPAAAGAVRKKPKPRTRGGAGGGAASGDAVTAPMQGTVVKVAVEEGQTVEVGDLIVVLEAMKMENPVNAHKAGVVTGLSVAAGAAITQGTVLAEIK, from the coding sequence GTGCCCAGCCATGCCAGCGCGCGGATCACGAAGGTACTCGTAGCTAACCGAGGCGAGATCGCCGTGCGCGTTATCCGGGCGGCCAAGGACGCCGGTCTCGGCAGTGTCGCGGTTTACGCCGAACCCGATGCCGACGCACCCTTCGTCGAGCTCGCCGACGAAGCCTTCGCCCTCGGCGGGCAGACCTCTGCCGAGTCGTACCTGGTCTTCGACAAGATCCTGGATGCCGCCGCCAAATCCGGCGCCGACGCCATCCATCCGGGTTACGGCTTCCTCTCCGAGAACGCCGACTTCGCCCAGGCCGTTCTGGACGCCGGGCTGATCTGGATCGGCCCGTCGCCGCAGTCCATCCGCGACCTCGGTGACAAGGTCACCGCGCGCCATATCGCCGAACGGGCGAAGGCGCCGATGGCGGCGGGCACCAAGGACCCGGTGAAGAACGCCGACGAGGTCGTCGAATTCGCGAAGCAGTACGGCGTGCCGGTCGCGATCAAGGCCGCGTTCGGTGGCGGTGGCCGCGGTATGAAGGTCGCGCACACCATCGAGGAGATCCCCGAGCTGTTCGAGTCGGCGACCCGCGAAGCGGTCGCCGCTTTCGGTCGGGGTGAGTGCTTCGTCGAGCAGTACCTGGACAAGGCCCGCCACGTCGAGGCCCAGGTCATCGCCGACCAGCACGGCAACGTGATCGTCGCCGGCACCCGCGACTGCTCGCTGCAGCGCCGTTTCCAGAAGCTGGTCGAAGAGGCTCCGGCCCCCTTCCTGACCGACGACCAGCGCGCCCGCATCCACGCGTCGGCCAAGGCCATCTGCAAGGAGGCCGGCTACTACGGCGCGGGCACGGTCGAATACCTGGTGCAGGGCGATACCGTCTCATTCCTCGAGGTGAACACCCGCCTGCAGGTCGAGCACCCGGTCACCGAGGAGACCTCCGGTATCGATCTGGTCCGCCAGCAGTTCCGGATCGCCGACGGCGAAGAACTGGAGATCACCGAGGATCCGACCCCGCGTGGGCACTCCTTCGAGTTCCGGATCAACGGCGAGGACGCGGGCCGCGGCTTCCTGCCCGCCCCCGGCCCGGTCACCGCGTACTCCGAGCCCACCGGCCCGGGCGTGCGCGTGGACTCCGGCGTGGTGCAGGGCAGCGTTATCGGCGGCCAGTTCGATTCGATGCTGGCCAAACTGATCGTCACCGGTGAGAACCGGACTCAGGCCCTGGAACGGGCGCGGCGCGCGCTCGCCGAGTTCCAGGTGGAGGGTCTGGCCACGGTCATCCCGTTCCATCGGGCGATCGTGGAGGATCCGGCCTTCATCGGCGACGGTGAATCGTTCGACGTCTACACCAAGTGGATCGAGACGGAGTGGAAGAACTCCGTCGAGCCGTTCACCGGCGGCGCCCCGGCCGAAGAGGACGACGAGCCCCGGCAGAAGGTCGTGGTCGAGGTCGGCGGTCGGCGGGTCGAGGTTTCGCTGCCGAATTCGTTCTCGGTCGGTTCCGGCGCTCCGGCAGCGGCAGGCGCGGTCCGCAAGAAGCCGAAGCCGCGCACGCGCGGCGGTGCGGGCGGCGGCGCCGCCTCCGGTGACGCGGTCACCGCACCCATGCAGGGCACGGTCGTCAAGGTCGCGGTCGAAGAAGGCCAGACCGTCGAGGTGGGCGATCTGATCGTGGTGCTCGAGGCCATGAAGATGGAGAACCCGGTCAACGCGCACAAGGCCGGGGTGGTGACCGGTCTGAGCGTGGCCGCCGGTGCGGCGATCACGCAGGGCACCGTCCTCGCCGAGATCAAATAA
- a CDS encoding Lrp/AsnC family transcriptional regulator, giving the protein MAETPAKPALDEIDRLLIRELMADGRATLSNLAEKASLSVSAVQSRVRRLEARGVIRGYTANVDPEALGQLLSAFVAITPLDPSQPDDAPAALQNMPGIEACHSVAGDESYILLVRVASPRHLEQLLQQIRATANVRTRSTIILQTFYEK; this is encoded by the coding sequence ATGGCGGAAACACCGGCAAAACCAGCCCTGGACGAGATCGATCGCCTGCTGATCCGGGAACTGATGGCCGATGGACGGGCGACCCTGTCCAATCTGGCCGAGAAGGCGAGTCTTTCGGTATCCGCCGTGCAGTCACGCGTGCGCAGGCTCGAGGCGCGCGGCGTGATCCGTGGTTATACCGCGAACGTCGATCCCGAAGCACTGGGACAGCTGCTGTCGGCATTTGTGGCGATCACTCCTCTCGATCCCTCCCAGCCCGACGACGCCCCGGCGGCACTGCAGAACATGCCCGGTATCGAGGCCTGCCATTCGGTGGCTGGCGACGAGAGCTACATCCTGCTGGTGCGGGTGGCCTCACCGCGGCATCTGGAACAGTTGCTGCAGCAGATCCGGGCGACGGCCAATGTCCGAACCCGGAGCACCATAATCCTGCAGACATTCTATGAAAAGTAG
- the lat gene encoding L-lysine 6-transaminase, translated as MTIELEHSGTGGGRTNGRIPASRVFETLSANMLADGFDLVLDLSASHGRHLVDARDGTDYLDMFGFFASSALGMNHPALAGDAGFRAELLTAAVNKPSNSDIYTVEMARFVETFVRVLGDPRLPHLFFIDGGALAVENALKTAFDWKSRHNQMNGRTTCPGFEGGVLHLTGAFHGRTGYTLSLTNTDPVKTDRFPAFDWPRIETPCLGTGIDIEAAERHALEQAARAFTERPNGIACFIAEPIQGEGGDRHMRPQFLRAVQDLCHANDALFIVDEVQTGVGMTGSTWAYQQLGLEPDVVAFGKKTQVCGIMAGGRVDEVGDNVFAVSSRLNSTWGGNLADMVRATRILEVIELDGLVDRAAEQGRSLLDLLRELADRHPTVTEPRGRGLMCAVTLSDTAFRDAVLTTLRERERVLMIGTGERGIRFRPPLTVEPDELTAAVAALDRVLTDLG; from the coding sequence GTGACCATCGAACTGGAGCACTCCGGCACGGGCGGTGGCAGAACCAACGGCCGCATCCCCGCCTCTCGCGTGTTCGAGACACTCTCGGCCAATATGCTGGCCGACGGTTTCGATCTGGTACTCGACCTGAGCGCATCCCACGGCCGCCATCTGGTGGACGCGCGCGACGGCACCGACTACCTCGATATGTTCGGTTTCTTCGCCTCCAGCGCCCTCGGCATGAACCATCCCGCGCTGGCCGGGGACGCCGGGTTCCGCGCCGAATTGCTCACGGCCGCAGTGAACAAGCCGAGCAACTCCGATATCTACACGGTCGAGATGGCGCGTTTCGTGGAGACCTTCGTCCGGGTGCTCGGCGATCCGCGCCTACCGCACCTGTTCTTCATCGACGGTGGCGCGCTCGCAGTGGAGAACGCTCTCAAGACCGCGTTCGACTGGAAGAGCCGACACAACCAGATGAACGGTCGCACAACATGTCCCGGGTTCGAAGGTGGCGTCCTGCACCTCACCGGCGCATTCCACGGCCGTACCGGATACACCCTGTCGCTGACCAACACCGACCCGGTCAAAACCGATCGGTTCCCCGCCTTCGATTGGCCACGAATCGAAACACCCTGCCTCGGAACAGGTATCGATATCGAAGCGGCCGAGCGCCATGCACTGGAGCAGGCAGCGCGCGCGTTCACCGAACGGCCCAACGGGATCGCCTGCTTCATCGCCGAGCCGATCCAAGGCGAAGGCGGCGACCGCCATATGCGGCCGCAATTCCTGCGGGCCGTCCAGGACCTGTGCCACGCCAACGACGCGCTGTTCATCGTCGACGAGGTGCAGACCGGCGTCGGGATGACCGGAAGTACCTGGGCCTACCAGCAGCTCGGACTGGAGCCGGATGTGGTGGCGTTCGGGAAGAAGACCCAGGTGTGCGGGATCATGGCCGGTGGCCGGGTGGACGAGGTCGGCGACAATGTGTTCGCCGTGTCCTCGCGCCTGAATTCCACCTGGGGCGGAAATCTCGCCGATATGGTGCGGGCCACCCGAATTCTCGAGGTGATCGAACTCGACGGACTGGTCGACCGGGCTGCCGAACAAGGCCGCTCGCTACTGGACCTGCTGCGCGAACTCGCCGACCGGCATCCCACGGTCACCGAACCGCGCGGCCGGGGGTTGATGTGCGCCGTAACTCTATCCGACACCGCCTTCCGTGATGCGGTACTCACTACCCTGCGCGAACGCGAACGGGTGCTGATGATCGGCACCGGTGAGCGCGGTATCCGGTTCCGGCCGCCGCTGACCGTGGAGCCCGATGAACTCACGGCGGCGGTGGCCGCATTGGACCGCGTACTCACCGACCTCGGCTGA